A stretch of DNA from Coccidioides posadasii str. Silveira chromosome 1, complete sequence:
TTTTGATGTCTTCCTCGGATTGAGAGTCAAAATCGGTCATGAGAAGCTGAAGAATTGGTGATGGGTCAACGGAACGGCGACTCTTGTCACCGGCGGCACAAGTTCGGGCTGCCGCGGGCTGTTGCCGCACAAATAGGCGCAGGCGAGAAAGAGCAAAAGGTGGATTTGGCGACGGATTGAGAAGATGGCTGAACCCTGAAGGCACCGGTGGCATGGCAGCATAACTGGCCGGTCTGCTTGGGACCCCGGACATTTTCTCGTGAAGGTACCTATCATATTATTGTTAGGTGGATGGAATGGGAGCCTATCCTTATGTTTCCGCGCGTGTCGATTCTTACGTTTCTGGATTTTGAGTCTTGATATCCTGGTTCTTTTCTCGTCGGTATACAAATCCTCCTTCCCGTCGGATATGCGAGGCATAAGAGTGTTGGCTCTGGATAAGCTCGGCTTAAGAATGAAGCCAGGATAATTCGCTGTGTGGAGATCAGGTAGCGACTTTTGACTAGAATGACGATGATTGGGGAGAATGAGGACCCCAGGGTACTTCGACAGAGCGTTATTTTGCGAAAAATTCATCGATACAAGTGCTAGAGCCGTGGTAGGCTGACGAGTTTATATACTATTGGAATAGTTATAAGGGCTTATATTGTCGCGCCGTTCTTGCAGAGTGTGCCGCAACGGTCTGTTTTATATAATCGACAAGGAACTTTTGGACGAATACAAGGTCTACATATAGACACAGAAGATGGCAATTGGGCTGTTGATCGCGAGGATTCGTTTTTCTCCGAAGTTTGTTCCCGGCATTATCCCAATAGCAAGCGTGAAAAGAAAACTGAAAAGCTTTGTCTCACGTTCGGAAAACTTGAGACGGAAAGCGTTTACCCGTGCGATTCTGAAACAGCAAGGCAAATCTCCACTGGTTTCGGCGACATCTAGAAGCCGACAgagtctacggagtataccgTCTCCATATCGAGGACACCAACGTCCAAactccatacatacatacatatgctacggagtacttgcTCTTGTATATCCCCCGCGTAGCAATGCTACCGACATCCAACTAGCCTCTATTCAAACAAGCCAATGGCATTCAGCCAAATGTGTCCTAGAGTTTATGAACATGGCCCGGGTCGAAGCCCACAGGCACAAATGATGCGGTGCTCGGTGCACACTGTGCTCCCGTGGCAGTGGTTATCGCTAGAACATCATAGTGTAGCCAAGGCTCCTCCCCGAAGACTACGCACGGCCGCACAGGCCCTCCAAAGACTCAAGTGTGGTCGGGAACGACGCCTAGTGAAATTCAGAGCTCCCCATTGATAAGCAAAACCTAACTCGATCATGTTTGTCCAGTGCATGATAATTCCGTGCTCTGCGGAACACAGGCGAATTATGGCCTGTTCGGTACCAGATAAATTACCAGAGAAATTCATAGCCAATCGGGTAAAATGAGCTGTCATCTTCATAGTGCTGGGGCCCGCGGTCTTGTTTCTGCGTtctctttgctttttcctccAATCCCAGCCGCGTGGCCGATCGTCGgttcccccccccccttttacTACTTTGATCCAGGGACGTCCAAGATGTGGATGATCGTGCCGCGCCAAAACATTTCCATGCTCGGCCCCCGCCGTGTCAAATTTATTTTTGGGACCCTTGGGGCACGGACTTGGGAGCCTTCCCGGCAATCGGGGAACAGCCTGGACCGCTGATTGGGTTTTGGGTGGAGGGTTGGTGAAACGGGCGAGCCTTCTTCCTCGATAGGTGACGAACGATCTCTCAGCTAtggaatacggagtagttattGAAAGCTCTCCTGCGCTGAGACCCAGTCCATCTCTTCCACCCCCGGGAACCGATGTCAAACAGCGAGGATCTTTGCCAAGTAATTTGTATCGTGGCAGCCACATATTCTAACTGGGCTCTAAGTAGCGAGTACACGAACTCTGCACCACGTCGCTTGTTGGTAGGTTCCACCTTCTTAGTACTATCTTCCAGTGCGGAGGAGTGCCATGACCAAAATGCTTGGCTGTGGGCGGCATTGGTGAGTGCATGGATGATGCATATTGGGGGTTTGTTCTAGAAGTTAAAAAAAGATTGTGTGGAGTGACCACGGGAGGAGTCCACATCCCAACCCAATCTGATACTCATCCGGAGAACCCGTCCCTCACATATTAGAAGAAACATGATTGGCTTTTGACTCATATGAGATAACCCACTGGAGTTCGGGTAAATGGACAGGGCCGCAGACGCCGGACGCCCAGCTCAGAATCCCGCTGCCCTGAGTCCGTTCTCCCGCTTCACAGATGGTAACGACGCTATCAAACTCGACCCTGAGCAGGGAAAACCAACTGCCTAAAATCCTCTGTTTTTCCTTCAATCCCAAAGCCACACCTATAGCGACTAACTACTTTATGAAAAAGTAAATACAAACGGCCCGCTCTGAGCCTAGAATCCCGCGGGGATCATTGTCTggactcttttttttggcctgAAACGTCCGCTTTATTCTTTGCCTGGCCATGGCGATAACTCCTCGTCGCCTCAAGAGAAGAAGGCTTGCGGCCCGCTGTCAGGCCACACCCCCGACCACTAATTGCCTTGCAAAATCTATGCTAGGCCGGATTTCAACGGCCCGGCACATGTGTAAGGTTGGGATGCAAGGCACATACTAATACGAGCCGTCACCCTGGCCTTCGTGCGAAGCACGGTTCTCGACGATTCCAGGGTAAGACTGTACGGACGATGATCTTGTTTTCGGCAGCAAGTCTTCTATGGCATCAGCGAGAAGCAGACGGTGGAATTTATGGAGGCACTGAGGAAAAACATCGCTGTATGGAAACGCCACTGGCCCCCAAAAAGTAAACATATTTTTTCAATGTTGGATGTTTGAATCTATGATCctatagcttgtattaccctgtactccgtagtttaTCGTTGCTGTTACCCAGTACCAGCGCTGCGAACTTAGGAGCTACATGAAAGCCAGGGGTTATTTTACGCCCGGGGAGCTCGACCCTTGCCGTGTTCCTTGCccaactacggagtacatccaGAATGTAATCAAAGGAAGTTGTGTAGGATGAGCTGGGGGTTAAATTTTAGAATCAGACCCCGGTGCGGGAGGATGGCGCGGGTTTATGTGCGAAGTTTTGGAGAGGGGATTAATCCAGCGCGTCGTCGCTCCGAAGAAGCTCCATGGCACGTGGTAAACACGAGGTGGTGTGATATCAAGCGAGGTTTAGCTCTTCAAGTCAAATCCCGGATCAACGTCGACCCAGAATCCCGGGATATCTTTGAATATCTCAACTAAACCAAGTCCCGGTACATCCGTCTCAGGCGAGTTCTTCTCTTCAATCGAATTTCCGACCTCAGCGCAGGAGTGCGGAAGATACGATGGCGCGGTGGGACGTACGAGTCCGGCATTCATCACACCATAGCCTTTGCCAACCCACAGAAGAACAAGTCTGCCCTTCTGCCGATCCCATCCAACGACGTGGCCTGTCGGCGCCCATCTTTCAGGTTCTTCTGGTGTTGGAACCCGGGATTTTCTGCAGGCCGCTTTTTTCCGCATCACCACATATCCAAGCTGCATCAAATGAAAGTGGGGGCCAATCTTTCTAGGAACGCCATTGCAGTCTAGGCGAACTCGCAATAGGCCAAGCGAAGAGAGTTGAGAAGAATTATGCACATATTCCGCTGTGATTTCACGATTCTTCGTTATCTCAATGGGTGAGCACTGGATTACCCAGGCGAGCTCTAGAGGCCCAAGGTGGTCATCCCGCGCTGAACACAAGGGTATTTCGACACCCTCGTATTCGTTCAATAACTCAGCAATGCCAGATAGATTTGAAATTGATTTCGACGGAATGGTGGTTCCAAATAGATCTAGCAAATGGCGTGTGGGCGGAACTAGGCGGTCCATTCCAAGCGCTTGGTACGCTTCTTCAGGGTTGCCATTATTGCACCAAATAGGCGTTTCGCGAGAGTAGATATGGCTCCCCCGCTCTTCGTCGGTCCATCGCACACCCAAGTTCAATTCAATAGCACGTAGTTCTCGGGTGAGCATTGACTGGATTGCTTTGTCGCTTGGGAGTTCACGAAGTAGACCCTCTTGGTCATGCTGGATTAGTAGCACCCATACATGCACTGGGAGCAACACGTTTAAATCACAATGACGCGATAGATCCCGCGCTGCTTCGATGGCTGCCTGTGAGTTGCCCGATTTGACCAGAGCCTCCAAACAATTTACCGCTGCGTTTGTTAGATACGTTGTTGTTCGACCGTGCGCCATATCGGCTTGTATAAGTGGCCGTATCTCGGTCAATCGTTTCTGGTCACCAAGTTGGCCCAAAAGCTTGACATAAGCCTCGAGAAAGGCACACTCTGATGGATGTGATAAATCGAGAAGAGAACGAAGCATCTCGGAGAGAGAGCCGTGGCCATTAATGCCCGAAATAACTTTATCCATCCTAGGATCGTCGAAGGTTCTCATCTCTAGGCCGTGGGCCAAGTCCTTGACGAGTTCATTGGCAGCTTCCGGGGTCAAGTAGCCATATCCACCCTCAGAGTATTTGCTGAAGTAATGTCGCAATGCTGGGGCGGAGAAGCACCGGGCCGCGTATCGCATGCCCAAAAGAAGTAACTCCTTGGTATCCGCAACCTCGAGCTTTTGAAGCCTTGCCAAAATTCCGTTGATGGTTGCCAGGAGATCGTCCCATTGCGTTTCGCTTTCGCATTGAGCAAGAGCCTCTCGGAGTAGAGGGAGGGAATTAACAAGTTTGGTTCCAGCATTTTGGTCTTTGACTTTTATTTGGATCTCGGATTGTATTTTCGATAGGACATCACCGTCCTTTAGGCGTAGGCGGAGCTCGGTGGGGCCACCTTGTGCATTGGGCGCGTTTTCGCCCAGTTTCTTGGGGAGTTTCTCTCTTGCGAATAGCTCTTCCAATTGCCCGTCAAGGTCTGTACTTAGTTTGTCATTTCTGGACGTCCGTGTTGACCCTGTCAGCACATATCGAAAGAGTTGTGTTCGCGGAAGTTCGGGGAAGGATTGGGGGAGTTTTCGATGGCAAGGCTGCGTGGCTTGGGAATACCATCTTACTCCCGTCGATGGGGCAAGGGCAGGCTTCAATTGTCTGCTCCCAATAAGCCGGCAAGCCTTTGAGGTCGCTGTGATCATTGAGACTTGCCTGAGGTTGACATTGCCATTGTCACAAACCCCCAGACCAGCTTCGTGCTGAACTCGCTGCAAGCATATGGTAATTAAATAACGTTAGTCATAGATTATATAATCCATTTTTGCCAAGCCGCAGGAGTTACAGACGCGACCGAAACGCTGCTCACGTCAAGCTTCATGGGACGATGACCGGGAAATGCTGCTATTTTAACATCGGATAGTCACAGCTATTGACGCCCGAACGCCTTTATTTCTATCCAGCTGGCTTGAAAATTTGGCCTCGCATCAAAGCCCAGTATCTGACAAAAACAAACATCTGGATTTTAAGTGCATAGGCATGGCAACAGAAGAGACGACACCGGCGACACCCGAGCGGCCAGTGAGCCCTCAAGCACCTCGAGATGAGGAACCCGCTTCTCAAGATGCCGCCGCACCAGAACCCAAAGAAGATGGGGAGAAGCCGGTAGATAGTCTGGTTTCTAAGAACAAACAGAGGCTAGAGAGGTTCAAAGCATTGCAAACCAGAGCAGTGAGTTAACTTATCCATGGCGAGCCGTAAAAGGTCGGCGCTAATTTTTTTGAATAGAAACATGCTGCAAAAAGCAACCTCAAGGAAACCGCCGCTGAATCACGCAGACTATCTACAGATCCCAGTCTCCTCAATTCTATCTCCCGGAAACACGCCTTTGCATCACATAACCTCCTCAAAGCTGACATAGAGGCCGCCGGCGAAGACTTTGAGCGTAAGCGAGCCTGGGATTGGACAGTGGACGAGTCAGAAAAATGGGACCGAAGGATggagaagaaacagaagcaCCGGGATAACGTCGCGTTTCAAGACTGGCGTCAAGACTCTCATAAAAATTACAAGAGGCAGTTACGACGAATGGAACCGAATCTCGATGCGTACGAAGCTCAGAAGGCTGATGCCGTTATGCGTGCCGCTGCAAATGGAGGCCTTGATCTTATCGAGGGCGAAGATGGCGAGTTGGTCGCTGTGGATAAGAATGGTACGTTTTACTCTACTGCAGACTCGATAGAATTCACGCAAAATCGACCCGATCGGCAAGCAGTGGACAGATTGGTTGCCGACTTGCAGAAGGCGGAGGAGATCCGTTTGAAGAAACGCAGAGAACGTGGCCTTGGTGACGACGACGGCGGCGATGTTACATATATCAACGACAAGAACAAGCGATTCAACCAGAAGCTGGCGAGATTTTACAACAAGGTATGCCTCGCTTCCAAAACGATTAGTTTATTATAGAAATACTGACCTTAGTGTTCCAGTATACTGCTGAAATTCGAGACAGCTTCGAACGAGGAACGATGATCTGAGAGGTTTTCCCGGAGCCGAGATCGATAATTTACAAAAAAAATATCCGGACCAGCAATGCAAAATACACCCATATTATACACATTCTTGCCACAAGAATGATGGCTGACGGGAGAAAATGTGGGCTACGCCCTGCTTCAAAGCATGGTCCTCCTCCAACCCTTAGTCGCCAAGTCTTCGATCTTCCTAGGATTCATCACACCCTTCGTTACGCCGTCTCCAATAGCCTCGACTACCGCTTCGCCGACGGTGCCAACCTTTAATGGTTTAGCGGTCATAATTCCCATGAATGATAGCCTACCGCCGAGCAAGTTGTTGACTTCGGATCCTACTATCCCGCCCAACGCAATCGGCATTGTCATTTTACGAGATGAATCGTACATGAACGTGGGTCGGACGTAGATGTTACGCATATTTGGGAAATCCGTCGAAATCAAGGACTCCGCTTGTCTTTTTGACGTGATGTATCCTGAGGGCAAGATGGGTCCACCCGCTTCCGCAGAGATGTAGACAAAGGTCGGGACGTTCTCGTTGGACGAGTGTTTTGCTAGCGTTAGAGCTATTTCGGCGGTTATCGTTAGCATTGCTATTTTCGCTGCATGTATATGAATAGATGCTCACCTAGGTCTCTATTCATGACCGCATAGCTTAAGTGTGGCGGATTCTTTTGTTTTCCGTTTTCTAGTGATTTAGACGAACAGAACAACTTCTGTATGCCGCCGAACAGCGATTCTTTTCCCTGTACAATTCCTTTGTAGTCCGCTTCCAAAATGATGCCCAGTGAGTACACGACGGCCGTAGCGTTCTTGAGATGTGGCAGATACGTGGTAGGGTCCATGACGTCGGCCTTGACCCAGTTCACAGACTTTGCCCATCGCGGAGGATTAGCAGACGAGGAGACTGTGTCCCATGCGGGCTCGCCATGTCGACTACAGGAGAATATGCTTTAGTCCTAGATACGCGAGGCCGCGAAACATATGGGAAGATTGCTGAAGAGGTACCTCAGGGAGACGACATCCCACCCTCGGGTGACGGCGGACTTGCAGATTCTAGACCCTAGCAGCAAAATCTTAGCTTTTGGTTTTTGGAGATCAGGCTGCATCCGCCAGAATTCAATAGATCATACCCAGGAATCCACTTCCACCTGCTACTACAAGCCTTGTTGTCGCAGCCATTGTAGGATCCGGTAGCTAGAACTGCGTACTACCAAGTATGACGGAATCTCAAAAAGTGGTCCAATTCATGTATCCGCAGCGCATCAACAGAACAGAGCCATTCGCTCTCAGGGCGACCCAACACTCTCAGGCTGGTGCAAGTAAACCAGAATTCCTGAAGTATGACATCCACATGGACCGCTCCCGATGCCGCAGTCTGCGAAGCCCGAAGCTCATCCGTTTACCCTTTCCGGAAAAGAGCTCTCCGAGATCACGTGGAAATGGACTTGGCGCCGCACGAGCTGTCGGACGGCCAAACGACGAGCACAGCGCAACCCCGGACTGCACGGCCACGCTTCTGTTGTTTTCAAGTTCAGTAAGCTGTCTCGTTCGGTTTAAGGGGAAAAATGCCAGCGCCGGCGGGCACAAAGAGAGTTCGGGTCCGTCATTTCCTCTCCAATATTGAGCCCCGCTCATTCGCTAACCATCAGTTTTGCCGCTTAGGGAATCTCGATATTCCGTCCGTTCGGTACGTTTTCTCTCATACGGAGAACCACACACGCAGATAACCGGGAGATTTTCTACTGACCAATCTACAGTGTTTGGAAGCGAAGCGCAGCCATTTGACCCCAATAAGAGGCCGCCTAATGTCCCCGAAGACCATACCCACCAATGGCGCGTCTACGTCAAAGGCATAAACGATGAAGACATCTCCTACTGGCTCAAGAAAGTCCAATTCAAGCTCCACGAGACCTACGCGCAGTCCATCCGAACCATCGAAGGACCGCCATTCGAAGTTACGGAGACGGGCTGGGGTGAATTCGAAATCCAAATAAAACTTTACTTTATCCCCGAGTCGATGGAGAAGCCGCAGACGTTATGGCACAGTTTGAAGCTGCATCCCTACGGTCCAGATGCCGAAGCTAAGAAAGCGAGACGAG
This window harbors:
- the SYF2 gene encoding pre-mRNA-splicing factor syf2 (BUSCO:484805at4751~EggNog:ENOG410PM31~COG:A~BUSCO:11897at33183), with the translated sequence MATEETTPATPERPVSPQAPRDEEPASQDAAAPEPKEDGEKPVDSLVSKNKQRLERFKALQTRAKHAAKSNLKETAAESRRLSTDPSLLNSISRKHAFASHNLLKADIEAAGEDFERKRAWDWTVDESEKWDRRMEKKQKHRDNVAFQDWRQDSHKNYKRQLRRMEPNLDAYEAQKADAVMRAAANGGLDLIEGEDGELVAVDKNGTFYSTADSIEFTQNRPDRQAVDRLVADLQKAEEIRLKKRRERGLGDDDGGDVTYINDKNKRFNQKLARFYNKYTAEIRDSFERGTMI
- a CDS encoding uncharacterized protein (EggNog:ENOG410PGBG~COG:G,M~BUSCO:11246at33183) — translated: MAATTRLVVAGGSGFLGSRICKSAVTRGWDVVSLSRHGEPAWDTVSSSANPPRWAKSVNWVKADVMDPTTYLPHLKNATAVVYSLGIILEADYKGIVQGKESLFGGIQKLFCSSKSLENGKQKNPPHLSYAVMNRDLALTLAKHSSNENVPTFVYISAEAGGPILPSGYITSKRQAESLISTDFPNMRNIYVRPTFMYDSSRKMTMPIALGGIVGSEVNNLLGGRLSFMGIMTAKPLKVGTVGEAVVEAIGDGVTKGVMNPRKIEDLATKGWRRTML
- a CDS encoding uncharacterized protein (EggNog:ENOG410PY0K~COG:S~BUSCO:5278at33183); protein product: MITATSKACRLIGSRQLKPALAPSTGVRWYSQATQPCHRKLPQSFPELPRTQLFRYVLTGSTRTSRNDKLSTDLDGQLEELFAREKLPKKLGENAPNAQGGPTELRLRLKDGDVLSKIQSEIQIKVKDQNAGTKLVNSLPLLREALAQCESETQWDDLLATINGILARLQKLEVADTKELLLLGMRYAARCFSAPALRHYFSKYSEGGYGYLTPEAANELVKDLAHGLEMRTFDDPRMDKVISGINGHGSLSEMLRSLLDLSHPSECAFLEAYVKLLGQLGDQKRLTEIRPLIQADMAHGRTTTYLTNAAVNCLEALVKSGNSQAAIEAARDLSRHCDLNVLLPVHVWVLLIQHDQEGLLRELPSDKAIQSMLTRELRAIELNLGVRWTDEERGSHIYSRETPIWCNNGNPEEAYQALGMDRLVPPTRHLLDLFGTTIPSKSISNLSGIAELLNEYEGVEIPLCSARDDHLGPLELAWVIQCSPIEITKNREITAEYVHNSSQLSSLGLLRVRLDCNGVPRKIGPHFHLMQLGYVVMRKKAACRKSRVPTPEEPERWAPTGHVVGWDRQKGRLVLLWVGKGYGVMNAGLVRPTAPSYLPHSCAEVGNSIEEKNSPETDVPGLGLVEIFKDIPGFWVDVDPGFDLKS
- the YAF9 gene encoding NuA4 histone H4 acetyltransferase complex and the SWR1 complex subunit (BUSCO:352224at4751~EggNog:ENOG410PGXN~COG:K~BUSCO:12180at33183); this translates as MPAPAGTKRVRGISIFRPFVFGSEAQPFDPNKRPPNVPEDHTHQWRVYVKGINDEDISYWLKKVQFKLHETYAQSIRTIEGPPFEVTETGWGEFEIQIKLYFIPESMEKPQTLWHSLKLHPYGPDAEAKKARRDTITSQHYEEVVFNEPVEQFYNLLTGGALAPQAQPKGKAGKGAKQQQPQGGRTAEIPYSDSPKNPYSQKSEAKELDKLGEATKMVDRMLKEERAKLAEREAHLAKLKETESLPVVQKKR